In the genome of Raphanus sativus cultivar WK10039 chromosome 4, ASM80110v3, whole genome shotgun sequence, one region contains:
- the LOC108831057 gene encoding probable glycosyltransferase At3g07620, which translates to MRPEFPGLWKVVESRRLLWLVGLTFALIVTFQYIELPNTISSLFSSTKFPSSRNSTSLTRDSQHQSHSSNLSPAMPPSFPQKNATLVDDSGGGDGDEEVEVDKIFDTSGNATAPANATSHVASAEPPAALPLVKVEATAPTVSPSHVKENATAPVASANPPAALPLVKVNATAPTVSPSEVKENATAPAASAEPPAALPALNRSPVKENATTSQVEEDKKSTKTDAGSVSPVVRFVPDVKENSKMPDSGVMSISEMSKQLRRNRISHNRLAKKPKWVTKPDLELLQAKHEIENAPIDEKDPLLYAPLYRNVSIFKRSYELMEKMLKVYVYKEGDKPIMHSPILRGIYASEGWFMKLIESNNNKFVTKDASKAHLFYLPFSSRMLEVTLYVQDSHSHRNLIQYLKDYIDFISVKYPFWNRTSGADHFLAACHDWAPSETRKHFAKSIRALCNSDVKEGFVFGKDTSLPETFVRDPKKPLSNIGGKSASQRPTLAFFAGKPDHGYLRPILLSYWGNDKDPDLKIFGKLPRTKGNKNYLQFMKTSKYCICAKGFEVNSPRVVEAIFYDCVPVIISDNFVPPFFEVLNWESFALFVAERDIPNLKKILMSVSERRYRQMQMRVKRVQKHFLWHVKPEKYDMFHMILHSVWFNRVFQISV; encoded by the exons GTAGAAAGCAGACGTCTTCTATGGCTAGTGGGACTCACATTTGCTCTCATCGTCACTTTTCAATACATCGAGCTTCCAAACACTATCTCCTCCCTCTTCTCTTCCACCAAGTTTCCCTCTTCAAGAAACTCGACTTCACTCACAAGAGACAGCCAGCATCAGAGTCATAGTAGTAACTTGTCTCCAGCTATGCCACCGAGCTTTCCCCAAAAGAACGCTACTCTGGTGGATGATTCTGGTGGAGGAGATGGTGATGAGGAAGTTGAGGTTGATAAGATCTTTGACACCAGTGGAAACGCAACCGCTCCCGCAAACGCAACCTCACATGTGGCTAGTGCAGAGCCCCCTGCCGCATTACCTCTAGTAAAGGTCGAAGCAACCGCTCCCACCGTTTCGCCTTCTCATGTAAAAGAAAACGCAACCGCACCTGTGGCTAGTGCTAATCCTCCTGCCGCATTACCTCTAGTAAAGGTCAACGCAACCGCTCCCACCGTTTCTCCTTCTGAGGTAAAGGAAAACGCAACCGCACCTGCAGCTAGTGCAGAGCCCCCTGCTGCTTTGCCTGCTTTAAACCGGTCTCCGGTTAAGGAAAACGCAACAACTAGCCAAGTAGAGGAGGACAAGAAGTCAACTAAAACAGATGCTGGTAGTGTTTCTCCTGTGGTGAGATTTGTTCCTGACGTCAAAGAGAACTCAAAAATGCCTGATTCAGGAGTGATGTCAATATCAGAGATGAGCAAGCAGCTGCGTCGCAACCGTATCTCTCATAACCGTCTAGCAAAG AAACCAAAATGGGTTACTAAGCCTGACTTGGAGCTTCTACAAGCAAAGCACGAGATCGAGAATGCTCCTATAGATGAGAAAGACCCTCTCCTCTACGCTCCTCTTTACCGCAACGTCTCCATCTTCAAACG GAGCTATGAGCTGATGGAGAAGATGTTGAAGGTTTATGTTTACAAAGAAGGAGACAAACCTATCATGCACAGTCCTATACTCAGAGGGATATACGCATCGGAAGGCTGGTTCATGAAACTCATCGAATCAAACAACAACAAGTTTGTCACAAAGGACGCTTCTAAAGCTCATCTTTTCTACTTACCCTTTAGTTCTCGGATGCTGGAGGTGACTCTATACGTACAGGACTCTCACAGTCACCGTAACCTCATTCAGTATCTTAAAGACTACATAGACTTCATCTCGGTTAAGTACCCTTTTTGGAATAGAACCTCCGGTGCTGATCACTTCCTTGCAGCTTGCCATGACtgg GCGCCTTCGGAGACACGCAAGCACTTCGCAAAGAGCATAAGGGCGTTATGCAACTCTGACGTTAAAGAAGGTTTTGTCTTTGGTAAGGACACGTCATTACCAGAGACGTTCGTTAGAGATCCCAAGAAACCGTTAAGCAACATCGGTGGCAAATCTGCATCCCAGAGGCCAACGCTAGCATTCTTCGCTGGCAAGCCTGACCACGGCTACCTAAGACCGATCCTACTCTCTTACTGGGGTAACGACAAAGACCCTGACCTAAAAATATTCGGGAAGCTTCCGAGGACCAAAGGGAACAAGAACTACCTTCAGTTCATGAAGACTAGCAAGTACTGCATCTGCGCCAAAGGGTTCGAAGTGAATAGTCCTAGAGTGGTGGAGGCTATATTCTACGACTGTGTTCCGGTGATTATATCCGATAACTTCGTGCCGCCGTTTTTCGAGGTTTTGAACTGGGAGTCGTTCGCGCTTTTTGTGGCGGAGAGAGATATACCTAACTTGAAGAAGATTCTGATGTCGGTGTCGGAGCGTAGGTACAGGCAGATGCAGATGAGGGTTAAGAGGGTGCAGAAGCATTTCCTGTGGCATGTTAAGCCTGAGAAGTATGATATGTTTCATATGATTCTTCATTCGGTTTGGTTTAACCGGGTTTTTCAGATTTCTGTTTAG